The following are encoded in a window of Aerococcus sanguinicola genomic DNA:
- a CDS encoding ABC transporter substrate-binding protein/permease — MKKLFKYSLQVLMAFVLAFSPLLAGTGALVQAAEDQPAASGQVAGNDQLLDEIKKRGVIKLGVSPDYPPFEFLTREGGENKTKGIDISLAEKFADDLGVKLEIVNMEFSSLMSSLETGNIDMIISGMTYTEERDKSVDFTKPYENAGQSLVIRKDDTDRLKDKDSFVEGTVVGVQQGSYQEDLAKAHMPKAKLLTMQQVPDLLSALGTKQVDGVLVDEIMARTATKGNDQLTYVDAKVPREENDGKAVVIPENQPSLGEAINHTIDEVVEQDLVNQWADEAADQLADTDNVDWMQYWPFFWDGIKMTLLISILSIVFGMILGSLLAVMRISNLKFLSGIAGAYVEFVRGTPLMIQVLFIFLGVGGLLGISPLVAGLIAVSLNSGAYICEIIRGGLQSVPKGQAEAARSLGLDYKTTLRKIIFPQSLRSIWPSLGNEFVTLIKESSIVSTIGVAELTFQTRAVTSQTYQGIIPLFISMVIYFIITYALTKLLNHYEKQMNAKYN; from the coding sequence ATGAAAAAACTATTTAAGTATAGCCTGCAGGTCCTCATGGCCTTTGTCCTCGCCTTTAGCCCACTATTGGCGGGAACGGGGGCCTTGGTCCAAGCGGCTGAAGACCAGCCAGCGGCATCGGGGCAAGTAGCAGGCAACGACCAATTACTCGATGAAATTAAGAAGCGGGGCGTCATTAAGCTAGGTGTCAGCCCTGATTATCCACCCTTTGAGTTCTTGACTCGTGAAGGTGGCGAGAACAAAACCAAGGGAATCGATATCTCCCTAGCGGAAAAGTTTGCTGATGACCTCGGCGTTAAGCTGGAAATTGTAAATATGGAATTCTCCAGCCTGATGTCCTCACTAGAAACCGGCAACATCGATATGATTATCTCAGGGATGACCTATACCGAGGAACGGGATAAGTCCGTAGACTTCACCAAACCCTACGAGAATGCTGGCCAATCCCTTGTTATCCGCAAAGATGATACGGACAGACTCAAAGATAAGGATAGTTTCGTAGAAGGAACGGTGGTGGGGGTCCAACAGGGGTCTTACCAAGAAGACCTGGCTAAGGCCCATATGCCTAAAGCTAAACTCCTTACCATGCAACAGGTTCCTGACCTGCTCAGTGCCCTAGGAACCAAGCAAGTCGATGGGGTCTTAGTTGATGAAATTATGGCCCGGACTGCGACCAAGGGCAATGACCAGTTGACTTATGTCGACGCTAAAGTCCCACGGGAAGAAAATGATGGCAAGGCGGTCGTTATTCCCGAGAACCAACCGAGCCTAGGGGAAGCGATCAACCATACGATTGATGAAGTGGTTGAACAAGACTTGGTCAACCAATGGGCGGATGAAGCCGCGGACCAATTAGCCGATACCGACAATGTGGACTGGATGCAGTATTGGCCTTTCTTCTGGGACGGCATTAAGATGACCCTCTTAATCTCCATCCTATCGATTGTCTTCGGGATGATCCTAGGCTCCCTCCTTGCCGTGATGCGGATTTCTAACCTGAAATTTCTCTCTGGTATTGCAGGAGCCTATGTCGAATTTGTTCGGGGAACACCTCTGATGATCCAAGTTCTCTTTATCTTCCTGGGGGTTGGGGGCTTACTCGGTATTAGCCCATTGGTGGCTGGTTTGATTGCTGTTTCCCTCAACTCAGGAGCCTATATTTGTGAGATTATCCGTGGGGGCCTCCAGTCCGTTCCTAAAGGCCAGGCGGAAGCCGCTCGGTCTCTCGGTTTGGACTACAAGACAACTTTGCGGAAGATTATCTTCCCACAATCCCTGCGCTCCATTTGGCCTTCATTAGGGAACGAATTCGTGACCTTGATTAAGGAATCTTCTATTGTATCGACCATTGGGGTAGCCGAATTAACCTTCCAAACCCGGGCCGTTACCAGCCAGACTTACCAAGGCATTATCCCACTCTTTATCTCCATGGTGATCTACTTCATTATCACCTATGCCTTAACCAAGCTCTTGAACCATTACGAAAAACAAATGAACGCGAAGTATAATTAA
- a CDS encoding argininosuccinate synthase: protein MAEKEVKKVLMAYSGGLDTSVIIPWIKETYGDDVEVIGMTANVGQEEDYEYLKKKAVNCGASKLYVEDLREEFITDYIYPAMRAGAKYEGKYLLGTAYARPLIAKRMIEIAHEEGCDTIVHGCTGKGNDQVRFELGLREFDPTIQIIAPWRIWDIQSREDAFDYAEAHNVPLPITRETNYSKDENLWHLSHEGLDLEDPSQQPKLDDILELGVSPQQAPDESTYVTIDFEAGNPVAVDGEKLDPIALVEKLNELGGANGIGILDIVENRLVGMKSRGVYETPGGHIIYHAHEKLEELCLDRDTLQFKQVLAHKYAELVYNGLWNSPLRKALQQFVDETQKHVTGQVKLELYKGNVIDAGTTSPYSLYNEELATFDEDDIYNQNDAEGFIKLFGLPQTARVLAEKEWKKDGKI, encoded by the coding sequence ATGGCAGAGAAGGAAGTAAAGAAGGTTTTAATGGCGTATTCAGGTGGTTTGGATACTTCCGTCATTATTCCTTGGATCAAGGAAACTTATGGGGATGACGTTGAAGTGATCGGGATGACCGCTAATGTCGGCCAAGAAGAAGACTATGAATATTTAAAGAAGAAAGCTGTCAATTGCGGGGCTTCTAAATTATATGTCGAAGACCTCCGCGAAGAATTTATTACAGATTATATCTATCCTGCCATGCGGGCTGGGGCTAAGTATGAAGGCAAGTATCTCTTAGGGACTGCCTATGCGCGTCCACTGATTGCCAAGCGGATGATTGAAATCGCCCATGAAGAAGGCTGCGATACCATCGTCCATGGCTGTACCGGTAAGGGGAATGACCAAGTGCGTTTCGAGCTCGGCTTGCGTGAATTCGATCCAACCATTCAAATTATTGCCCCATGGCGGATCTGGGATATTCAATCCCGGGAAGACGCGTTTGACTATGCCGAAGCGCACAACGTTCCGCTACCGATCACCCGTGAGACGAATTATTCTAAGGATGAAAACCTCTGGCACCTCTCCCATGAAGGCTTGGACTTGGAAGATCCTAGCCAGCAGCCTAAACTAGATGATATCTTAGAATTAGGGGTGTCACCTCAACAAGCACCAGATGAGAGCACCTATGTGACCATCGATTTTGAAGCAGGGAACCCTGTCGCTGTGGATGGTGAAAAATTGGATCCTATCGCCTTAGTTGAAAAATTAAACGAACTTGGCGGAGCCAATGGGATTGGCATCCTCGATATTGTTGAAAACCGTCTCGTCGGCATGAAGTCTCGGGGCGTTTATGAAACACCAGGTGGCCACATCATCTACCATGCCCATGAAAAATTGGAAGAATTATGTTTAGACCGCGATACCTTACAGTTTAAACAAGTCCTTGCCCATAAATATGCGGAATTAGTGTATAATGGCTTGTGGAATTCACCTCTACGCAAGGCCCTCCAACAGTTTGTGGATGAAACCCAAAAACACGTCACTGGCCAAGTCAAGTTAGAGCTTTACAAGGGCAATGTCATTGATGCGGGAACTACCAGCCCTTACTCCCTTTATAATGAAGAACTCGCAACCTTTGACGAAGATGATATCTACAACCAAAATGATGCTGAAGGTTTCATTAAGCTCTTCGGACTTCCACAAACCGCACGGGTACTTGCTGAAAAAGAATGGAAAAAGGACGGCAAAATTTAA
- a CDS encoding NADPH-dependent FMN reductase, translating into MAKYGVVLGSIRKNSFSEAIAKGLVAGLPSDAEVTFIETADLPLYSQDYDEAAEQPAEYTRFRDEVRAQDAIIFVTPEHNRSIPASLKNAIDLGSRPYGSSVWEGKPALVASQSPAGIGGAIANHTLRQSLVFLDMPVMQQPELYIGNSADYIGENGEITAEDTKEFLASAGKAFAEFAGKFI; encoded by the coding sequence ATGGCAAAATATGGTGTAGTTTTAGGATCAATTCGTAAGAATTCATTTTCTGAAGCCATTGCAAAAGGATTAGTGGCAGGTTTACCAAGTGACGCTGAAGTGACCTTTATCGAAACAGCTGACCTTCCACTCTATAGCCAAGACTATGATGAAGCAGCTGAACAACCTGCTGAATATACGCGTTTCCGTGATGAAGTGCGTGCTCAAGATGCGATTATCTTCGTGACTCCTGAACACAACCGTAGCATTCCAGCGAGCTTGAAGAATGCGATCGACTTAGGTTCTCGTCCATATGGTTCAAGCGTTTGGGAAGGCAAGCCAGCTCTTGTTGCATCACAATCACCAGCAGGTATCGGTGGTGCTATCGCTAACCATACCCTCCGTCAATCTTTAGTTTTCTTAGATATGCCAGTTATGCAACAACCTGAACTTTACATTGGAAACTCTGCTGATTACATCGGTGAAAACGGTGAAATTACAGCAGAAGATACCAAAGAATTCTTAGCAAGTGCTGGTAAAGCCTTCGCTGAATTCGCAGGAAAATTTATCTAA
- the argH gene encoding argininosuccinate lyase has product MAIWSNDFHDAMSEAAYQFNQSIQVDDRLLDADLQGSMAHAKMLGAQGIIEEAEAEALYQELGQMREDYRDGKLAIDYEEEDVHSFIEAELTRRLGNTGKKVHTGRSRNDQVATALKIYVRDEIEVLCSLLEDAMLGFAKKALQHTESIMPGYTHLQRAQPITYGHYLMAYAEMLLRDYGRLQDVGKRIDLTMPLGAGALATSSFPLNRDLTTELLDFLTPSANSLDAVSDRDYSIEMLSALSILAMHLSRYAEETILWASQEFHFIHLKDSFSTGSSIMPQKKNADIHELMRGKTGRVYGDLVNVLTLMKGLPLAYNKDMQEEKEALFDAIDTMKMMVSLLPAMLEATIVDVDAMYAACGQGFLNATDCADYLAAKGMPFRDAYQITGNILQYCSEKNLTLEDLSLEDYKRYADDFEEDIFDAIDLKACVYRRNVLGGPAPERVEEHAQALCQALERS; this is encoded by the coding sequence ATGGCAATTTGGTCGAATGACTTTCATGACGCGATGTCAGAAGCGGCTTATCAATTTAATCAATCAATTCAAGTGGATGATAGACTGCTGGATGCTGACCTGCAGGGTTCAATGGCCCACGCAAAGATGCTGGGGGCCCAGGGAATTATTGAAGAAGCGGAAGCGGAGGCGCTCTACCAGGAACTGGGGCAGATGCGAGAAGACTACCGTGACGGCAAGCTAGCCATTGACTATGAGGAAGAAGATGTCCATAGTTTTATTGAAGCGGAATTGACCCGGCGCTTAGGGAATACAGGCAAGAAGGTTCACACCGGCCGAAGCCGGAACGACCAGGTTGCCACCGCCCTGAAGATCTATGTTCGAGATGAGATTGAGGTCCTCTGCAGCCTCTTGGAGGATGCCATGCTGGGCTTTGCTAAGAAGGCCCTCCAGCATACGGAAAGCATCATGCCGGGCTATACCCACCTACAGCGGGCCCAACCCATTACTTATGGCCACTATTTGATGGCCTATGCGGAAATGCTTCTGCGGGACTATGGCCGCTTGCAGGATGTGGGTAAGCGGATTGATTTAACCATGCCACTGGGGGCTGGTGCCTTGGCGACCTCTTCTTTCCCCTTGAACCGCGATTTAACGACGGAACTCTTGGACTTCTTGACCCCATCGGCCAATAGTTTGGATGCGGTTTCTGACCGTGATTACAGTATTGAAATGCTGAGTGCCCTCTCGATTCTGGCCATGCATCTCAGCCGGTATGCGGAAGAGACGATTCTTTGGGCCAGTCAGGAGTTTCATTTCATTCACCTGAAAGATTCCTTCTCAACCGGGTCATCCATTATGCCCCAGAAGAAGAATGCCGATATCCATGAATTGATGCGCGGAAAGACGGGGCGGGTCTATGGCGACCTCGTTAACGTTCTTACCCTGATGAAGGGCCTCCCTCTCGCCTATAACAAGGATATGCAGGAGGAAAAAGAAGCCCTCTTCGACGCTATCGATACCATGAAGATGATGGTGAGCCTCCTACCTGCCATGTTGGAAGCAACGATTGTGGATGTGGATGCCATGTATGCTGCTTGTGGTCAAGGCTTCTTGAATGCGACAGACTGCGCCGACTATTTGGCTGCTAAGGGAATGCCCTTCCGTGATGCCTACCAAATTACCGGTAACATCCTTCAATATTGCAGCGAAAAGAACCTAACCCTAGAAGACCTCTCCTTGGAAGACTATAAGCGCTATGCGGATGACTTTGAAGAAGATATCTTTGACGCAATCGACTTGAAAGCCTGCGTCTACCGGCGTAATGTTCTGGGTGGGCCAGCCCCTGAACGGGTAGAAGAACATGCCCAAGCCCTCTGCCAAGCCCTCGAGCGGTCTTAG
- a CDS encoding sugar transferase — translation MQRNGEWTNWYRVIIGATEALILLISYFISFFIRYGRYVPLRNFQAFQGAIPWILIIFIVFNLLFGIYVLYNKSKGDIFFITLIIQALLAVVAMVLSFVGRWFAFPRSVILIDFFVSTLLIYAFRALVFSMYRRYASNKRVMIVGEEEEVFPAIYNFKSSKSTRHIVTHVVIDHYYENVKARLDEFDIVYLASQIEEEEKLRLYSLLMAEDKKLFLNSKFENLVMVNPNIMNFEDESIIETSDFKIPADQALIKRLLDIIVSLVLLIIASPIMLVTALLVKLTSKGPVFYRQTRITKGNREFEIYKFRTMTATAEDSTGPVIATKNDARITGIGKYLRSLRIDELPQLFNILNGDMSLVGPRPERPFFVEQFQEQNPHYYLRHNVPAGLTGYAQVYGKYATDFNSKLNFDLIYIKTYSIILDFKILLQTIKILFDKVSSSGVDEESKQVVDREAIQKMNIQVID, via the coding sequence ATGCAAAGAAACGGCGAATGGACCAATTGGTATCGGGTCATTATTGGGGCAACTGAGGCCCTGATCTTACTGATATCTTATTTTATTTCATTCTTTATCCGCTATGGCCGTTACGTTCCCTTACGCAATTTCCAAGCTTTCCAGGGGGCGATTCCGTGGATTTTAATTATCTTTATTGTCTTTAACTTATTGTTCGGGATCTATGTCCTCTACAATAAGTCCAAGGGGGATATTTTCTTTATCACCTTGATTATCCAGGCCTTATTGGCTGTGGTTGCCATGGTCTTGAGTTTCGTGGGGCGTTGGTTTGCCTTCCCCCGCTCAGTGATTTTGATTGACTTTTTTGTGTCAACCCTCTTGATCTATGCCTTCCGGGCTCTAGTCTTTAGTATGTACCGCCGCTATGCCAGCAATAAGCGGGTGATGATTGTAGGTGAGGAGGAAGAAGTTTTCCCAGCCATCTATAATTTTAAGTCGTCTAAGTCTACCCGGCATATCGTGACCCATGTGGTGATCGACCACTACTATGAGAACGTGAAAGCTCGTTTGGATGAATTTGATATTGTTTACCTAGCTTCACAGATTGAAGAAGAGGAAAAACTCCGCCTCTATTCTCTCTTGATGGCGGAAGATAAGAAGCTCTTCCTTAACTCCAAGTTTGAAAACTTAGTCATGGTTAACCCTAATATCATGAACTTTGAAGATGAGTCGATTATTGAAACCTCTGACTTCAAGATTCCAGCAGACCAGGCCCTGATTAAGCGCCTCTTGGATATTATCGTTTCCCTTGTCCTTTTGATCATTGCTTCCCCGATCATGCTGGTAACGGCCCTCTTAGTGAAGCTCACCTCTAAAGGCCCCGTCTTTTACCGGCAGACGCGGATTACCAAGGGCAACCGCGAATTTGAAATCTATAAGTTCCGGACGATGACAGCGACCGCGGAGGACAGCACAGGACCTGTGATTGCAACCAAAAATGATGCAAGAATCACAGGAATCGGAAAGTACCTGCGCTCCCTGCGTATCGATGAGTTGCCTCAATTATTCAATATCTTGAATGGAGATATGTCTCTAGTGGGGCCACGTCCTGAACGTCCCTTCTTTGTTGAGCAATTCCAAGAACAAAACCCTCACTATTACCTCCGCCATAATGTACCAGCTGGCCTAACCGGTTATGCCCAGGTCTACGGCAAGTATGCGACGGACTTTAACAGTAAGCTCAACTTTGACTTGATCTATATCAAGACTTATTCCATTATCCTAGACTTCAAGATCCTATTACAGACGATCAAAATTCTCTTCGACAAGGTCTCCTCTTCCGGAGTAGACGAAGAAAGCAAACAAGTCGTAGACCGCGAAGCCATCCAAAAAATGAACATCCAAGTCATAGACTAA
- a CDS encoding aldehyde dehydrogenase family protein: MKTYQNYINGEWVDSKSGQYTDVINPTSEEVIAQVPTSNAEDVDNAVAAAKAAFPSWNGLAVDERKAYLEKVLEGLKAHKEELVDIVVEEMGASKAFSRDNQVRKSIGELEGSLKALDRFNFEERYDTATVIKEGSGVVACITPWNYPLNQIQRKLTPALLTGNTIVVKPASDTPLTAIKFMEIIEEAGLPKGVVNLITGRGSEAGDLLAGHEDVAIISFTGSTEVGRGLYDKASGSIKRLVLELGGKSALIALKGGDKELAVAKSMNTVLDNQGQTCAALTRLFVPEDELEDYKTAIKDFYDKEVVLDDPADEATKVGPMVSAKQKETVEDYIEKGKAEGAEVLVGGGKVDRTGYYVDPTVFVNVTNDMTIAQEEIFGPVLCVLTYTDTEDAIKQANDSPYGLSGAVVGPEEEAKAVARQLRTGNVFVNDNPGSDQAPFGGYKMSGLGREKGYYGLEDYVEIKAIFEN, translated from the coding sequence ATGAAGACCTATCAAAACTATATTAACGGTGAATGGGTAGACAGCAAGTCTGGTCAATATACCGATGTAATTAATCCAACAAGTGAAGAAGTGATCGCCCAAGTTCCAACCAGTAATGCCGAAGATGTGGACAATGCAGTGGCTGCAGCTAAGGCTGCTTTTCCGTCTTGGAATGGCTTAGCTGTAGATGAACGCAAGGCCTACTTAGAGAAGGTGCTTGAAGGCCTTAAAGCGCATAAGGAAGAATTAGTCGATATTGTGGTTGAAGAGATGGGCGCCAGCAAGGCTTTTTCCCGGGATAACCAGGTGCGCAAATCGATCGGGGAATTGGAAGGAAGTCTCAAGGCCTTGGACCGCTTCAACTTCGAAGAACGTTACGATACGGCGACTGTTATTAAAGAAGGATCAGGAGTGGTTGCCTGCATTACGCCATGGAATTATCCTTTGAACCAGATCCAACGTAAGCTCACTCCAGCTCTTTTAACTGGTAATACTATCGTGGTTAAACCAGCCTCGGATACCCCCCTCACAGCCATTAAATTCATGGAAATTATTGAAGAAGCTGGCCTGCCTAAAGGGGTCGTTAACTTGATTACTGGACGGGGGAGTGAGGCCGGAGACCTTCTCGCTGGTCATGAGGATGTCGCTATTATTTCCTTTACCGGGTCAACCGAAGTCGGTCGCGGTCTCTACGATAAGGCGAGTGGTAGTATCAAGCGCCTCGTCCTTGAACTCGGCGGTAAGTCTGCTCTTATTGCCCTCAAAGGCGGCGACAAGGAACTCGCTGTGGCTAAGTCGATGAACACTGTCCTCGATAACCAAGGGCAGACTTGTGCAGCCTTGACCCGTCTCTTTGTCCCAGAAGATGAATTGGAAGACTATAAGACGGCTATCAAAGACTTCTATGACAAGGAAGTGGTCCTCGATGACCCAGCCGATGAAGCAACCAAAGTTGGCCCCATGGTTTCCGCCAAGCAAAAAGAGACCGTTGAAGACTATATCGAAAAAGGTAAGGCAGAAGGTGCTGAAGTCTTGGTAGGCGGGGGTAAAGTTGACCGGACAGGCTACTATGTGGATCCAACGGTCTTTGTCAATGTGACTAATGATATGACCATCGCCCAAGAAGAAATCTTTGGCCCTGTCCTCTGCGTGCTGACCTATACCGACACAGAAGACGCCATCAAACAAGCCAATGACTCCCCTTATGGCCTCTCTGGCGCTGTCGTTGGTCCAGAAGAAGAAGCCAAGGCAGTAGCCCGCCAATTGCGGACAGGTAACGTCTTCGTCAACGACAACCCAGGCAGCGACCAAGCACCATTCGGCGGCTACAAAATGTCTGGCTTAGGCCGCGAAAAAGGCTACTACGGCCTAGAAGACTACGTCGAAATCAAAGCCATCTTTGAAAATTAA
- the groL gene encoding chaperonin GroEL (60 kDa chaperone family; promotes refolding of misfolded polypeptides especially under stressful conditions; forms two stacked rings of heptamers to form a barrel-shaped 14mer; ends can be capped by GroES; misfolded proteins enter the barrel where they are refolded when GroES binds), translating into MAKDIKFSEDARQALVRGVDKLANTVKITLGPKGRNVVLEQSYGSPLITNDGVTIAKDIELEDHFENMGAKLVAEVASKTNDVAGDGTTTATILTQAIVREGLKNVTAGANPVGVRRGIDEAIRTAVEGLKENSVQVESQDAIANVAAISSGDQEVGKLIAEAMGKVGEDGVITIEDSKSIDTTLDVVEGMEFDRGYLSQYMVTDNEKMEASLENPYILLTDRKISNIQDILPLLEQILQQGSPLLLIADDVDGEALPTLVLNKLRGTMNVVAVKAPGFGDRRKEMLEDLAVLTGGQVISEDLGLELKDATINHLGKAGSVTVTKDHTTVVEGGGNKEQLEQRIALIRKQIEESTSDYDREKLQERLAKLAGGVAVVKVGAATESEQKERKLRIEDALNATRAAVEEGIVAGGGTALMNVQDKVEKATEALEGDAATGARIVARALEEPLRQIVENAGLEGSVIVERLRSKDQGIGFNAQNNEWVDMIEAGIVDPTKVTRSALQNAGSVAGLILSTESVVADKPEPEAPAVDPSAMAGGMY; encoded by the coding sequence TGGCTCACCATTGATCACTAATGATGGGGTAACCATTGCTAAAGATATCGAATTAGAAGACCACTTCGAAAACATGGGGGCTAAATTAGTCGCTGAAGTAGCTTCTAAGACCAATGATGTAGCTGGTGACGGAACCACCACTGCAACGATCCTAACCCAGGCCATTGTTCGTGAAGGCTTGAAGAATGTGACCGCTGGTGCTAACCCTGTTGGCGTTCGCCGCGGGATCGACGAAGCAATCCGGACAGCTGTTGAAGGCTTGAAGGAAAACTCTGTTCAAGTGGAATCTCAAGATGCCATTGCTAACGTTGCTGCGATCTCTTCTGGTGACCAAGAAGTCGGCAAGCTGATTGCTGAAGCTATGGGCAAGGTTGGCGAAGATGGTGTGATTACCATTGAAGACTCTAAGTCTATCGATACGACCTTAGACGTGGTTGAAGGGATGGAATTCGACCGCGGTTACCTCTCCCAATATATGGTAACAGACAATGAAAAAATGGAAGCCAGCTTGGAAAATCCATACATTCTCTTAACAGACCGTAAGATTTCAAATATCCAAGATATCCTTCCTCTCCTTGAACAAATCTTACAACAAGGTAGCCCACTGCTCTTAATTGCTGATGATGTGGATGGGGAAGCTCTTCCAACCTTAGTACTGAACAAATTACGCGGGACCATGAATGTAGTTGCTGTTAAAGCACCAGGTTTCGGCGACCGTCGTAAAGAAATGCTAGAAGACTTAGCTGTCCTAACGGGGGGGCAAGTGATCTCTGAAGATCTCGGCTTAGAATTGAAAGACGCAACCATCAACCACTTAGGTAAGGCTGGTAGCGTTACTGTAACCAAGGACCATACCACAGTTGTTGAAGGTGGCGGCAATAAGGAACAATTAGAACAACGTATTGCCTTAATCCGTAAACAAATCGAAGAAAGCACATCTGACTATGACCGTGAAAAACTCCAAGAACGCTTAGCTAAATTAGCTGGTGGGGTAGCCGTTGTTAAAGTCGGTGCTGCAACTGAATCTGAACAAAAAGAACGTAAACTCCGCATTGAAGATGCCTTGAATGCGACCCGTGCAGCGGTTGAAGAAGGTATCGTTGCTGGTGGGGGGACTGCTCTCATGAATGTTCAAGATAAAGTTGAAAAAGCAACAGAAGCGCTGGAAGGTGACGCTGCCACAGGTGCACGTATCGTGGCACGCGCCTTAGAAGAACCTCTCCGCCAAATTGTTGAAAATGCTGGCTTAGAAGGTTCAGTTATTGTGGAACGCCTCCGTTCTAAAGACCAAGGTATTGGTTTCAATGCCCAAAACAATGAATGGGTAGATATGATTGAAGCAGGGATTGTTGACCCAACTAAGGTAACCCGTTCAGCCCTACAAAATGCTGGCTCAGTTGCCGGTCTTATCCTCTCAACAGAAAGTGTTGTTGCGGATAAGCCAGAACCTGAAGCACCAGCAGTTGATCCAAGTGCTATGGCTGGTGGCATGTACTAA
- a CDS encoding nicotinate phosphoribosyltransferase translates to MNYPDDSLTLHTDLYEINMMKTYWESGKAEQFGVFEIYFRKNPFNNGYAIFAGLERVIDYIKNLRFTDSDIAYLRETVNYPDAFLDYLKDYRFQATVRSMVEGELCFANEPLIQIEGRLVDCQLVETALLNIVNFQTLIATKAARIRTVCGDDGLAEFGARRAQEMDASVWGARAAYIGGFDSTSNVRAGKTLGVPISGTHAHAMVQSFQSDYEAFKAYAQSHKDCVFLVDTYDVMNSGVPAAIRVADEMGDQINFIGVRLDSGDLTYQSKRVRTMLDAAGYEDAIIVASNDLDEKTILNLKMQGAKIDSWGVGTKLITSFDQAALGAVYKLCSMEDENGNLIPTMKISSSPEKTTTPGDKQVWRITRNSDGKSEGDYVALKHERPDQLDELFMFHPTYPYINKTVVDYTARPLLQTIFDKGELVYDQPELDEIKDYTKGRLDSLWDEYKRILNPEQYPVDLSQELYDLKMNSIKEIKAKIKADIEAGKGGA, encoded by the coding sequence ATGAATTATCCAGATGACAGTTTAACCCTACATACTGACCTCTATGAGATCAATATGATGAAGACCTATTGGGAAAGTGGCAAGGCTGAACAGTTTGGGGTTTTTGAAATTTATTTCCGTAAGAATCCCTTCAATAATGGTTATGCTATCTTTGCGGGTCTGGAACGGGTGATCGATTATATTAAGAATTTACGCTTTACTGATTCAGATATCGCTTATTTAAGGGAGACAGTAAACTACCCTGATGCCTTCTTAGATTACTTAAAGGACTACCGCTTTCAAGCGACAGTCCGGTCCATGGTGGAAGGGGAGCTCTGCTTCGCCAATGAACCGCTGATTCAGATAGAGGGGCGCTTGGTGGATTGCCAATTAGTAGAAACCGCGCTCTTAAATATTGTGAACTTCCAAACCCTGATTGCAACCAAGGCTGCTCGCATCCGTACGGTTTGTGGTGACGATGGCCTGGCAGAGTTCGGTGCACGCCGGGCTCAAGAGATGGATGCTTCAGTTTGGGGGGCACGGGCTGCTTATATTGGCGGCTTTGATTCGACTTCTAATGTTCGGGCAGGCAAGACCCTAGGCGTTCCTATCTCAGGGACCCATGCCCATGCTATGGTTCAATCCTTCCAGAGCGATTATGAGGCCTTCAAGGCTTATGCCCAATCCCACAAGGACTGCGTATTCTTAGTGGATACCTATGATGTGATGAATTCTGGCGTCCCAGCGGCAATTCGTGTGGCCGATGAGATGGGCGATCAGATTAACTTTATTGGGGTTCGCTTGGATAGTGGGGACTTGACCTATCAATCCAAACGTGTCCGGACCATGCTCGATGCAGCAGGTTATGAAGATGCCATCATCGTCGCCTCCAATGACTTAGATGAAAAGACCATCCTTAACTTGAAGATGCAGGGGGCTAAGATTGATTCTTGGGGTGTCGGAACGAAGTTAATTACTTCCTTCGATCAAGCTGCTCTCGGGGCTGTTTACAAGCTCTGCTCCATGGAAGATGAAAATGGTAATTTGATTCCTACTATGAAGATCTCAAGCTCACCTGAAAAAACCACTACCCCAGGTGACAAGCAGGTTTGGCGCATTACACGCAATTCAGATGGTAAGTCGGAAGGGGATTATGTCGCGCTTAAACACGAACGCCCCGACCAATTGGATGAGCTCTTTATGTTCCATCCTACCTATCCTTATATCAATAAAACCGTCGTTGACTATACAGCGCGTCCGCTCTTGCAGACGATTTTTGACAAGGGGGAATTGGTCTATGACCAGCCTGAATTAGATGAGATAAAAGATTATACCAAAGGACGGCTAGACTCACTGTGGGATGAGTATAAGCGGATTTTGAACCCAGAGCAGTATCCGGTTGACCTCTCCCAAGAACTTTACGATTTGAAGATGAACAGCATTAAAGAGATTAAAGCCAAGATTAAAGCAGATATAGAGGCAGGTAAAGGAGGAGCATAA